The following are encoded in a window of Microcaecilia unicolor chromosome 7, aMicUni1.1, whole genome shotgun sequence genomic DNA:
- the LOC115474792 gene encoding tubulin alpha chain, with product MRECISVHVGQAGVQMGNACWELYCLEHGIQPDGQMPSEKTIGGGDDSFTTFFSETGAGKHVPRAVFVDLEPTVIDEVRMGIYRQLFHPEQLISGKEDAANNYARGHYTIGKEIIDAVLDRIRKLADQCTGLQGFLVFHSFGGGTGSGFTSLLMERLSVDYGKKSKLEFSIYPAPQVSTAVVEPYNSILTTHTTLEHSDCAFMVDNEAIYDICRRNLDIERPTYTNLNRLISQIVSSITASLRFDGALNVDLTEFQTNLVPYPRIHFPLATYAPVISAEKAYHEQLSVAEITNACFEPANQMVKCDPRHGKYMACCLLYRGDVVPKDVNAAIAAIKTKRSIQFVDWCPTGFKVGINYQPPTAVPGGDLAKVQRAVCMLSNTTAIAEAWARLDHKFDLMYAKRAFVHWYVGEGMEEGEFSEAREDMAALEKDYEEVGIDSYEDDDEGEEY from the exons CGTGAGTGCATTTCCGTTCATGTGGGCCAGGCTGGCGTCCAGATGGGCAACGCATGCTGGGAGCTGTACTGCCTGGAGCATGGCATACAGCCTGACGGGCAGATGCCCAGCGAAAAAACTATCGGAGGTGGCGATGACTCATTTACTACTTTCTTCAGTGAGACTGGAGCTGGCAAACATGTGCCCAGAGCCGTCTTTGTGGATCTGGAGCCCACAGTTATTG ATGAGGTTCGAATGGGAATCTATCGCCAACTCTTCCACCCAGAGCAGTTAATCAGTGGTAAAGAAGATGCAGCCAACAATTATGCCCGTGGCCACTATACTATTGGCAAAGAGATTATTGATGCTGTACTGGACAGGATCCGAAAACTG GCAGACCAGTGCACAGGACTTCAGGGGTTCCTGGTTTTCCATAGCTTTGGTGGTGGCACTGGATCTGGTTTCACCTCATTGCTGATGGAGCGTCTGTCTGTCGACTACGGCAAGAAATCAAAGCTGGAATTCTCCATCTACCCAGCTCCTCAGGTCTCGACAGCTGTAGTTGAGCCCTACAACTCCATCCTGACCACTCATACCACACTGGAACACTCGGACTGTGCCTTCATGGTAGACAATGAGGCCATTTATGACATTTGCAGAAGAAACCTGGACATTGAGCGCCCAACTTACACTAACCTGAACCGTCTAATTAGCCAAATTGTATCTTCCATAACTGCCTCCCTCCGGTTTGATGGTGCTCTGAATGTGGATCTGACAGAATTCCAGACCAATTTGGTACCCTACCCCCGGATCCATTTCCCACTAGCTACTTATGCCCCAGTGATCTCGGCAGAGAAAGCCTACCATGAGCAGCTTTCTGTAGCTGAGATCACCAATGCTTGCTTTGAACCAGCCAACCAGATGGTGAAGTGTGACCCACGCCATGGCAAATACATGGCTTGCTGCCTGCTGTACCGTGGTGATGTGGTGCCCAAAGATGTCAATGCAGCCATCGCTGCAATCAAAACCAAACGCAGTATCCAGTTTGTAGACTGGTGTCCAACTGGTTTTAAAGTTGGCATCAACTATCAGCCCCCTACTGCAGTGCCTGGAGGTGATCTGGCCAAAGTGCAGCGTGCAGTGTGTATGCTGAGCAACACCACGGCCATTGCTGAGGCCTGGGCTCGCCTGGACCATAAGTTTGATCTGATGTATGCTAAGCGTGCCTTTGTGCACTGGTATGTGGGAGAGgggatggaggaaggagagtTCTCCGAGGCCCGGGAGGACATGGCTGCCCTGGAGAAAGATTATGAAGAGGTTGGGATAGATTCTTATGAAGACGATGATGAGGGAGAGGAGTATTAA